In Cystobacter fuscus DSM 2262, a single window of DNA contains:
- a CDS encoding hydrolase — MTPKASPTPGKGLLSPTDHALILIDHQSQMTFATHSIDIAQLRNNTALISKAAAGFRVPTLLTTVAEKSFSGPLFPEITEAFPGAKVYDRTSMNAWEDRQVIAQINAFEKERLVFAGLWTGVCIVGPVVSAVDQGFKTFVITDACGDVSDEAHERAVQRMIQAGAVPMTSLQYLLELQRDWAREATYGLTTGIAKTHGGGYGIGLQYAKTMFGASEGGH, encoded by the coding sequence ATGACGCCCAAAGCCTCCCCCACGCCCGGAAAGGGCCTCCTGTCGCCCACCGACCATGCCCTGATCCTGATCGATCACCAGTCGCAGATGACCTTCGCGACGCATTCGATCGACATCGCGCAACTGCGCAACAACACCGCGCTCATCTCCAAGGCCGCCGCTGGCTTCCGCGTCCCGACCTTGCTGACGACGGTCGCGGAGAAGAGCTTCTCGGGGCCGTTGTTCCCGGAGATCACCGAGGCGTTTCCTGGCGCGAAGGTCTACGACCGCACCTCCATGAATGCCTGGGAAGATCGGCAGGTGATCGCCCAGATCAACGCGTTCGAGAAGGAGCGGCTGGTGTTCGCGGGACTGTGGACGGGCGTGTGTATCGTGGGTCCCGTTGTGTCGGCGGTCGACCAGGGCTTCAAGACGTTCGTCATCACCGATGCCTGCGGTGATGTGTCCGACGAGGCGCACGAGCGTGCGGTGCAGCGGATGATCCAGGCCGGTGCGGTTCCGATGACCAGCTTGCAGTACCTGCTCGAGCTGCAGCGCGACTGGGCGCGGGAGGCCACGTATGGCCTGACCACCGGCATCGCCAAGACCCACGGTGGCGGTTACGGAATCGGCTTGCAGTACGCCAAGACGATGTTCGGCGCATCCGAAGGCGGTCACTGA
- a CDS encoding amidohydrolase: MADMIVRNARITTLDRDNPSATALAVADGNLLAIGDEATVMAHATARTRIIDAGGRRLIPGLNDSHLHLIRGGLNYNMELRWDGVRTLADAMAMLKEQVARTPAPQWVRVVGGFSEHQFAEKRLPTLQELNEAAPETPVFILHLYDRALLNRAALRAVGYTKDSADPLGGRLERDHAGNPTGLLLAKPNALILYATLAMGPKLPPEFQLNSTRHFMRELNRLGITSVIDAGGGFQNYPDDYEIIQKLHADGELTVRIAYNLFTQKKGGELADFDKWSRMLTPYQGDGMLRHNGAGEMLVFSAADFEDFREPRPELPQGMEGELEDVVRLLAQRRWPFRIHATYDESIGRVLDVYEKVNREVPFDGLHWFIDHAETISDRNIERVRALRGGIAIQHRMAYQGEYFAERYGSAATRNTPPVRKMLEAGVPVGAGTDATRVASYNPWVALYWLVTGRTVGGLSMYGDDNLLEREEALRLYTHGSAWLSHEQDRKGLLKVGQYADFALLSSDFLHVPEEAIKDITSVLTVVGGKVVHGGGDFGPLAPSLPKPMPDWSPVSRFGGYQGGTQAQALSMFARAQRHSHSHGTSCAVHGHGKDHAAHHPTPGGGLRDFWGALGCLCYAF; encoded by the coding sequence ATGGCCGACATGATCGTCAGAAACGCTCGTATTACCACCCTGGACCGGGATAACCCGTCGGCGACGGCGTTGGCCGTCGCCGACGGCAACCTGCTGGCAATCGGCGACGAGGCCACGGTGATGGCGCATGCCACCGCCAGGACCCGGATCATCGATGCCGGGGGTCGGCGCCTCATTCCCGGCCTCAATGACAGCCACCTCCATCTGATCCGCGGTGGCCTGAACTACAACATGGAGCTGCGCTGGGACGGCGTGCGCACGCTGGCCGACGCGATGGCGATGCTCAAGGAGCAGGTGGCACGGACACCGGCACCGCAGTGGGTGAGGGTGGTGGGCGGCTTCAGCGAGCATCAGTTCGCCGAGAAGCGGCTGCCGACGCTGCAGGAGCTCAACGAGGCCGCGCCGGAGACCCCGGTCTTCATCCTGCATCTGTACGACCGAGCACTCCTCAACCGCGCCGCATTGCGCGCGGTCGGCTACACCAAGGACAGTGCGGATCCTCTCGGTGGACGGCTCGAGCGAGACCATGCCGGCAATCCCACGGGCCTGCTGCTGGCCAAGCCCAATGCGCTGATCCTGTACGCGACGTTGGCGATGGGACCGAAGCTGCCGCCGGAATTCCAGCTCAACTCCACCCGCCATTTCATGCGCGAGCTGAACCGGCTGGGCATCACCTCGGTGATCGATGCCGGCGGAGGCTTCCAGAACTACCCGGACGACTACGAAATCATCCAGAAGCTGCATGCCGATGGCGAGCTGACGGTGCGCATCGCCTACAACCTGTTCACCCAGAAGAAGGGGGGCGAGCTCGCGGACTTCGACAAGTGGTCGCGGATGCTGACGCCGTACCAGGGCGACGGCATGCTGCGCCACAACGGCGCGGGCGAGATGCTGGTCTTCTCGGCGGCGGACTTCGAGGATTTTCGTGAACCGCGCCCGGAGCTTCCGCAGGGCATGGAGGGCGAGCTCGAAGACGTGGTTCGCCTGCTGGCGCAGCGCCGCTGGCCGTTCCGCATCCATGCCACCTACGACGAGAGCATCGGTCGCGTGCTCGATGTCTATGAGAAGGTGAACCGCGAGGTGCCCTTCGACGGACTGCACTGGTTCATCGACCACGCCGAGACCATCTCCGACCGCAATATCGAGCGCGTGCGCGCCCTGCGGGGCGGTATCGCCATCCAGCATCGCATGGCGTACCAGGGCGAGTACTTCGCGGAGCGCTACGGCAGCGCGGCGACCCGGAACACTCCGCCGGTGCGCAAGATGCTGGAGGCGGGCGTGCCGGTTGGCGCCGGCACCGATGCCACGCGCGTGGCCAGCTACAACCCGTGGGTGGCGTTGTACTGGCTGGTCACCGGCCGCACCGTGGGCGGTCTGTCGATGTATGGCGACGACAACCTGCTGGAGCGAGAAGAAGCCCTGCGCCTGTATACGCACGGCAGCGCGTGGCTCTCCCATGAGCAGGATCGCAAGGGCCTGCTGAAGGTTGGCCAATATGCCGATTTCGCACTGCTATCCTCGGACTTCCTTCATGTGCCGGAAGAAGCCATCAAGGACATCACCAGCGTGTTGACCGTGGTGGGTGGCAAGGTGGTTCACGGCGGTGGTGACTTCGGCCCGCTCGCCCCCTCGCTGCCCAAGCCCATGCCGGACTGGTCGCCGGTGAGCCGGTTTGGTGGCTACCAGGGCGGCACCCAGGCGCAGGCCCTTTCCATGTTCGCTCGAGCGCAACGGCATTCGCACTCACACGGAACGTCGTGTGCCGTGCATGGTCATGGCAAGGATCATGCCGCACACCACCCGACGCCGGGCGGCGGGCTGCGCGACTTCTGGGGTGCACTGGGGTGCTTGTGCTATGCCTTCTGA
- a CDS encoding MFS transporter gives MPSDAPAIGAWAPLRHPSFRALWLAVLTSNIGTWVQDVAASWFMSEQTGSPLMVAAVQSATTLPVVAFALVAGTLADIVDRRRYLLGVQLWMLLVVTLVALQAHAGRLGAWSLLCLTFALGTGAAMAMPAQAATTADLVPRTVLAPAVALSSIGMNIARSIGPALGGLVVARFGAAWAFSLNALSFLGVVFVLWRWKPAQSVSTLPTESFGGALRAGLRYAVQAGEFRSVLVKSACFFVFASALPAQLAIVVRQQLSAGAGTYGMLLGFIGAGAIGGAIALPKLRERFNADWLVPAATLIYALTMLALAGIRDLRLLCVAMLANGVSWITVLSSLQTAAHVSVPAWVRARALSLYIMVFSAGMAGGSLIWGTLAQHAGTGFALTVAAVLAVLAGVFSLRFRLSVAMARDTTPSAHWPRPAVAAKIDPARGPVLVTVEYVIESANREEFLHHIHLLGGTRRRDGAVQWGVMEDAARPGRFLEYFIVDSWLEHLRQHERVTHEEQRLQDRLRALHLDAQPPSVRHFVGATPSSSHFVALENVP, from the coding sequence ATGCCTTCTGATGCTCCGGCGATTGGTGCATGGGCACCACTTCGCCATCCGAGCTTCCGTGCGCTCTGGCTGGCGGTTCTGACCAGCAACATCGGAACCTGGGTCCAGGATGTCGCCGCCTCCTGGTTCATGTCGGAGCAGACGGGCTCACCGCTCATGGTCGCGGCAGTGCAGTCCGCGACGACGTTGCCGGTCGTGGCGTTCGCGCTCGTTGCCGGCACGCTGGCGGACATCGTTGACCGTCGGCGCTACCTGCTCGGGGTGCAACTGTGGATGCTCCTCGTGGTCACCCTGGTCGCCCTGCAGGCACATGCCGGCCGGCTCGGTGCATGGTCCCTGCTGTGTCTGACATTCGCGCTCGGCACGGGCGCGGCGATGGCGATGCCAGCACAGGCCGCGACCACCGCCGACCTGGTCCCGCGCACGGTGCTGGCACCGGCAGTGGCATTGAGCTCCATCGGTATGAATATCGCGCGCTCCATCGGCCCCGCCCTGGGCGGGCTGGTCGTGGCGCGATTCGGCGCGGCCTGGGCATTCTCACTGAATGCGCTGTCGTTCCTGGGCGTGGTGTTCGTCCTGTGGCGGTGGAAGCCGGCGCAGTCCGTCTCGACCCTGCCCACCGAGTCTTTCGGTGGCGCACTGCGCGCGGGGTTGCGCTATGCGGTGCAAGCCGGCGAGTTCCGGTCGGTGCTGGTCAAGTCGGCCTGCTTCTTCGTGTTCGCCAGTGCCCTCCCCGCGCAGCTGGCGATCGTGGTTCGACAGCAGCTCTCCGCCGGGGCGGGCACCTATGGAATGTTGCTGGGGTTCATCGGTGCGGGTGCCATCGGTGGTGCCATCGCCTTGCCGAAGCTCCGCGAACGGTTCAATGCCGACTGGCTGGTGCCAGCCGCGACCCTGATCTACGCCCTCACCATGCTGGCCCTGGCGGGCATCCGAGATCTGCGGCTGCTCTGCGTGGCGATGCTGGCCAACGGCGTGTCGTGGATCACCGTGCTGTCCTCGCTGCAGACAGCCGCGCATGTCTCGGTACCCGCCTGGGTTCGCGCCCGGGCGCTGTCGCTCTACATCATGGTCTTCTCGGCGGGCATGGCGGGGGGCAGCCTGATCTGGGGGACGCTCGCGCAACACGCCGGCACCGGGTTCGCGCTGACGGTGGCGGCGGTATTGGCGGTACTCGCGGGTGTCTTCTCGCTGCGCTTCCGTCTGAGCGTGGCCATGGCACGGGATACCACCCCGTCCGCGCATTGGCCGCGGCCGGCCGTGGCCGCGAAGATCGACCCTGCCCGAGGTCCGGTGCTCGTGACGGTGGAATACGTCATCGAGTCGGCGAATCGCGAGGAGTTCCTGCATCACATCCACCTGCTCGGAGGCACTCGTCGGCGCGATGGTGCCGTGCAGTGGGGGGTGATGGAGGACGCGGCGCGGCCGGGTCGCTTTCTCGAATATTTCATCGTCGATTCCTGGCTGGAACACCTCCGCCAGCATGAGCGTGTCACCCACGAGGAGCAGCGCTTGCAGGACAGGCTTCGCGCCCTGCATCTCGACGCGCAGCCGCCATCCGTGCGCCACTTCGTCGGCGCCACGCCATCAAGCTCTCACTTCGTCGCGCTGGAGAACGTCCCTTGA
- a CDS encoding DUF1427 family protein: MSWKFCVGLLLGLAIGLGCRWLGIPVPAPPMLVGASLVVAMTSGYLLADNFIAAHPAQHRHDCGGPSGDTKETRT; this comes from the coding sequence TTGAGCTGGAAATTCTGTGTTGGCCTGCTGCTCGGCCTCGCCATCGGCTTGGGTTGCCGCTGGCTGGGTATTCCGGTGCCCGCGCCGCCCATGCTGGTTGGCGCTTCACTCGTTGTCGCCATGACGAGCGGTTACCTGCTGGCCGACAATTTCATCGCGGCGCACCCCGCGCAACATCGCCACGACTGCGGCGGGCCCAGCGGTGATACCAAGGAGACGCGGACATGA
- a CDS encoding DUF1427 family protein, translating into MMQLMVGPVLALAIGAGCRLLDIPLPAPPKLQGALLVLAMTVGYLLGDHLLS; encoded by the coding sequence ATGATGCAGCTCATGGTCGGTCCTGTCCTGGCGTTGGCCATCGGCGCCGGCTGCCGCCTGCTCGACATTCCCTTGCCCGCCCCGCCGAAACTGCAAGGCGCGCTGCTGGTGCTGGCCATGACCGTTGGCTACCTGCTCGGCGATCATCTCCTGAGCTGA
- a CDS encoding ATP-binding protein yields the protein MGARIAVIIALSTLFSYLHILHTLRTEALDRLQQHVSERSEREQAIFLLAEDNHALFRKTLTERIRSLQQHEEEVRVRFDSLFVRRPDGTVRNRPELLDGTRMAQVFIPSHVVLDAGFRARVMAAYDMLNWYGPVVQMRFTTTYVTFPEGAIVGFLPTFPTWTQDLPPDFSLDSYEDFPLGKPENNPQRRTAWTGTYKDNVSNTWMTSVNTPVDLDGRHVASIGHDVLLDELMARTINDHLPGAYNLLFRDDGQLIAHPELKLEGTTRAYNILSNAEQPEAAARLLGSAENAAHLRAIFERVKGLEPARALLELPEYGEYVAVTQLRGPGWHLATVLPEHVVSQPAMLAARYVLLIGILSLLLELAIMYQVLQQQITRPLHAFTQATDKVAAGDFQVALDTARRDELGQLAQAFQLMADEVKRREEALRQANEGLEQRVEERTHELKDVHLQLVQTARRAGMAEIATNVLHNVGNVLNSVYTASQVAKERVHEMRLEHVVRVAHMLQERQADLSTFLTQDGRGRNLMPFLDKLGQNLLEDRQEIVSLLDDVGRYTEHIGDIVKVQQDYARTPRMHDRVSLADLLEDALRINSAGIVRHQVKVQRHITPLPPVMTDKHKTLMILVNLVSNAKYAMDGVPPSERLLTVKLEQSAADRVRISIQDNGVGIAPEMLTRIFQYGFTTREEGHGFGLHSSAIAAQEELGGALTAYSDGLGHGATFTLELPYLPAKQTT from the coding sequence ATGGGCGCGCGCATCGCGGTCATCATCGCCCTCTCCACGCTCTTCAGCTACCTCCACATCCTGCACACGCTCCGCACCGAGGCCCTCGATCGGTTGCAGCAGCATGTCTCGGAGCGCAGCGAGCGCGAGCAGGCCATCTTCCTCTTGGCGGAGGACAACCACGCCCTCTTCAGGAAAACCCTGACGGAGAGGATCCGGTCCCTCCAGCAACATGAAGAGGAGGTGCGCGTCCGCTTCGACAGCCTTTTCGTGCGGCGACCCGATGGCACGGTCCGCAACCGGCCCGAACTCCTCGATGGCACGAGGATGGCGCAAGTCTTCATTCCCTCACACGTGGTCCTCGACGCCGGGTTTCGCGCCCGGGTGATGGCCGCGTACGACATGCTCAACTGGTACGGCCCCGTCGTCCAGATGCGCTTCACGACGACCTACGTGACCTTCCCGGAGGGCGCGATCGTGGGCTTCCTGCCGACGTTCCCCACCTGGACCCAGGATCTCCCGCCTGATTTCTCGCTCGATTCCTACGAGGACTTCCCCCTCGGCAAGCCCGAGAACAACCCCCAGCGGCGGACCGCCTGGACGGGCACGTACAAGGATAACGTCTCCAACACCTGGATGACCTCGGTCAACACACCGGTGGACCTGGACGGCCGCCACGTCGCTTCCATCGGCCACGATGTCCTGCTCGACGAGTTGATGGCCCGCACCATCAATGATCATCTGCCCGGTGCCTACAACCTGCTCTTCCGCGATGATGGGCAGCTCATCGCCCATCCCGAGCTGAAGCTGGAGGGCACCACCCGCGCCTACAACATCCTGAGCAATGCCGAACAGCCCGAAGCCGCGGCCAGACTGCTCGGCTCCGCGGAGAACGCGGCCCACCTGCGCGCCATCTTCGAGCGGGTGAAGGGCCTCGAGCCCGCTCGAGCCTTGCTGGAGCTGCCGGAGTACGGCGAGTATGTCGCCGTGACGCAACTGCGCGGCCCCGGGTGGCATCTGGCCACGGTGCTGCCCGAGCACGTGGTGTCCCAGCCCGCCATGCTCGCGGCTCGCTACGTCCTGCTCATCGGTATCCTGTCGCTGCTGCTGGAGCTGGCCATCATGTACCAGGTGCTCCAGCAGCAGATCACCCGCCCCCTGCACGCCTTCACCCAGGCGACCGACAAGGTGGCGGCCGGAGATTTCCAGGTGGCGCTGGACACCGCACGCCGCGACGAGCTGGGGCAGCTCGCCCAGGCCTTCCAGCTCATGGCCGACGAGGTGAAACGGCGCGAGGAGGCACTGCGCCAGGCCAACGAGGGACTGGAGCAGCGGGTGGAGGAGCGCACCCATGAGCTCAAGGATGTCCACCTGCAACTGGTGCAGACGGCCCGGCGCGCGGGCATGGCGGAGATCGCCACCAACGTGCTGCACAACGTGGGCAATGTCCTCAACAGCGTCTATACCGCCTCCCAGGTCGCCAAGGAGCGGGTGCACGAGATGCGGCTGGAGCACGTGGTCCGGGTGGCTCACATGCTCCAGGAGCGACAGGCCGATCTCTCCACCTTCCTCACCCAGGATGGGCGCGGGCGCAACCTCATGCCCTTCCTGGACAAGCTGGGGCAGAATCTGCTCGAGGACCGTCAGGAAATCGTGTCGCTGTTGGATGACGTGGGCCGCTATACCGAGCACATCGGCGACATCGTCAAGGTGCAACAGGACTACGCCCGGACTCCGCGCATGCATGACCGGGTCTCCCTGGCGGATTTGCTGGAGGATGCCTTGCGCATCAACTCCGCCGGGATCGTGCGCCACCAGGTGAAGGTGCAGCGCCACATCACGCCCCTCCCTCCCGTGATGACTGACAAGCACAAGACGTTGATGATCCTGGTCAACCTGGTCAGCAACGCCAAGTACGCCATGGACGGGGTGCCACCGAGCGAGCGGCTGTTGACGGTGAAGCTGGAGCAGTCGGCCGCCGACCGGGTGCGCATCTCCATCCAGGACAACGGCGTGGGCATCGCGCCGGAGATGCTCACCCGCATCTTCCAGTACGGCTTCACCACGCGCGAGGAGGGTCACGGCTTCGGCCTGCACTCCAGCGCCATCGCGGCCCAGGAGGAGCTGGGCGGCGCCTTGACCGCCTACAGTGACGGGCTCGGTCACGGTGCTACGTTCACCCTCGAGCTTCCCTATCTCCCCGCCAAACAGACGACTTGA
- a CDS encoding VOC family protein, with protein MIDHLSFYTTDYPTSKAFYEAVLASLGHGLVQEMTATWDPEFPTRRMCSFGPPGKSILWLIEVKTPASPRHVAFTARNRAAVDAFHQTALKSGAKDNGAPGERPHYHPHYYGAFVLDPDGNNIEAVSHGNP; from the coding sequence ATGATCGACCACCTGAGCTTCTACACGACGGACTACCCCACATCGAAGGCGTTCTACGAGGCCGTGCTCGCGTCCCTGGGCCATGGCCTCGTGCAGGAGATGACCGCGACGTGGGACCCGGAGTTCCCCACCCGGCGGATGTGCTCCTTCGGCCCCCCCGGAAAGAGCATCCTGTGGCTCATCGAGGTGAAGACGCCCGCCTCGCCCCGCCATGTGGCCTTCACCGCCAGGAACCGGGCGGCGGTGGACGCGTTCCATCAGACGGCGCTGAAGAGCGGTGCGAAGGACAACGGTGCGCCCGGTGAGCGGCCGCACTACCATCCTCACTACTACGGCGCGTTCGTATTGGACCCGGACGGCAACAACATCGAGGCGGTGTCCCACGGCAACCCTTGA
- a CDS encoding cellulase family glycosylhydrolase — protein MYRFIVGMAVLTLLGVAPEAHARRAPETLTISGKQLLINGQPFIAKGVNYQPVPRTGPSNWPDDWTMNRTVVFSDLAKMKEMGVNLIRVYVQYDRLFQNWDEQNDPSSDPSRVDQTVLANYRAVLDEADRQGIYVLMNYFLPTSVDYRVGQQVKFNKDARTRHKLRFRNIINVFKNRTEFPMVLMWAFGNENNFEWNRGQMTSEAMFDFLGEAIREADQQADSAHPYTVVLGDNPQLDIHNTSLLNRAPLVDVWSINMYNTEQGFKNIIQGYSLNKPLLFTEFGYDACQHNKGCDFSNPEGRGTQEAQLQQAAFYQSRWENTMLPNLSARSTANKLLGGVVFEWNDEWWKDGAGPRDVHDTGGFSNANLTPDCFMNEEWFGLSTALKETETSGRYYRSAFTQLKKMWTAPGLTSAQ, from the coding sequence ATGTACCGGTTCATTGTTGGGATGGCGGTCCTCACGCTGTTGGGGGTGGCGCCCGAGGCGCACGCCAGACGCGCGCCGGAGACGCTGACGATTTCGGGCAAGCAGCTCTTGATCAATGGCCAGCCGTTCATCGCCAAGGGAGTCAACTACCAGCCCGTGCCCCGGACAGGTCCGAGCAACTGGCCCGATGACTGGACCATGAACCGGACCGTGGTGTTCAGCGACCTGGCCAAGATGAAGGAGATGGGCGTCAACCTCATCCGCGTCTATGTGCAGTATGACCGGCTGTTCCAGAACTGGGACGAGCAGAACGATCCTTCGTCCGACCCGAGCCGGGTCGACCAGACAGTGCTCGCCAACTACCGCGCCGTGCTGGACGAGGCCGACCGCCAGGGCATCTACGTCCTCATGAACTACTTCCTGCCCACCTCCGTGGACTACCGCGTGGGACAGCAGGTGAAGTTCAACAAGGACGCGCGCACGCGGCACAAGCTGCGCTTTCGCAACATCATCAACGTCTTCAAGAACCGCACCGAGTTCCCCATGGTGTTGATGTGGGCGTTCGGCAACGAGAACAACTTCGAGTGGAACCGCGGGCAGATGACCTCCGAGGCGATGTTCGACTTCCTCGGCGAGGCGATCCGCGAGGCCGATCAACAGGCGGATTCGGCACACCCCTATACCGTGGTCCTCGGGGACAACCCCCAGTTGGACATCCACAACACCAGCCTGCTCAACCGGGCGCCCCTCGTGGATGTCTGGTCCATCAACATGTACAACACGGAGCAGGGCTTCAAGAACATCATCCAGGGCTACTCGCTCAACAAGCCGCTCCTGTTCACGGAGTTCGGCTATGACGCCTGCCAGCACAACAAGGGCTGTGACTTCTCCAACCCGGAGGGGCGCGGCACCCAGGAAGCGCAGTTGCAACAAGCCGCGTTCTACCAGAGCCGTTGGGAGAACACGATGCTGCCCAACCTCAGCGCCAGGAGCACCGCCAACAAGCTGCTCGGCGGCGTAGTGTTCGAGTGGAACGACGAGTGGTGGAAGGACGGAGCCGGCCCTCGTGACGTCCACGACACCGGGGGGTTCTCCAACGCGAACCTCACTCCCGACTGCTTCATGAACGAGGAGTGGTTCGGACTCTCCACCGCCCTCAAGGAGACCGAGACCAGTGGGCGCTACTACCGTTCCGCCTTCACCCAGCTCAAGAAGATGTGGACCGCTCCGGGACTGACGTCCGCCCAGTAG
- a CDS encoding RICIN domain-containing protein, producing MSRKTAFRCVSLLSVLAGVGGCNVAEVEPAERTGQLEREAIVSSITEGDYVIRSVMTNKCVDVASGSTADGAKVQQYDCNGNNAQKFHISPTSDGYWKIINVASGKGLDIIDVSTALNAKVHQWSYVGGGNQQFKFVSRSNNQFSIHPRHTDLAIDLYWGSANNGTEYVQYTYTGAANQLFTFDRVDGGTTPPPPSTGKGCLGTNDGKTSLRFINRCSFPVTFAGNNISGGDLNSGQEACRTIGSVTDMMLTKRYWGFRKGEDPGFEHHSLAEFGFNEVFYSYNSWDWFNLSHVDANNLPLKIVPYDLAGGTTCTGQTRSCPMDMLAKCPAEGQLRNGAGQIISCVSRDRDNPNSPVAKYFDAMCSQSYSWSGDDSVMAACNAEDFDIVFCPPN from the coding sequence ATGTCGCGAAAGACGGCGTTCCGTTGTGTGTCTCTGTTGAGCGTCCTGGCGGGAGTGGGTGGATGCAATGTCGCCGAGGTGGAGCCCGCGGAGCGGACCGGGCAGCTCGAGCGCGAGGCCATCGTGTCGAGCATCACGGAGGGGGACTATGTCATCCGCTCCGTCATGACGAACAAGTGTGTCGACGTGGCCTCGGGAAGCACCGCGGATGGCGCCAAGGTGCAGCAGTACGACTGTAACGGCAACAACGCGCAGAAGTTCCACATCTCCCCGACGTCGGACGGGTACTGGAAGATCATCAACGTCGCCAGCGGCAAGGGGCTCGACATCATCGATGTCAGCACCGCGTTGAACGCCAAGGTGCATCAGTGGTCGTACGTCGGCGGGGGCAACCAGCAATTCAAGTTCGTGAGCCGGAGCAACAACCAGTTCAGCATCCATCCGCGCCACACGGACCTGGCCATCGATCTGTACTGGGGCTCGGCGAACAACGGTACGGAGTACGTCCAGTATACGTATACCGGTGCCGCCAACCAGCTCTTCACCTTCGACCGGGTGGATGGAGGCACCACCCCACCGCCTCCGTCCACGGGCAAGGGGTGTCTGGGCACCAATGATGGGAAGACGAGCCTGCGTTTCATCAACCGGTGCTCCTTCCCGGTCACCTTCGCCGGCAACAACATCTCCGGGGGAGACCTGAACTCGGGCCAGGAGGCGTGCCGGACCATCGGCTCCGTCACGGACATGATGCTGACCAAGCGCTACTGGGGCTTCCGCAAGGGCGAGGACCCGGGCTTCGAGCATCACTCGCTGGCGGAGTTCGGCTTCAACGAGGTGTTCTACTCCTACAACAGCTGGGACTGGTTCAACCTCAGCCACGTGGATGCCAACAACCTCCCCCTGAAGATCGTTCCCTACGATCTGGCGGGTGGGACGACCTGCACGGGCCAGACGCGCAGCTGCCCGATGGACATGCTGGCGAAGTGCCCCGCGGAGGGCCAGCTGCGTAACGGCGCCGGCCAGATCATCTCCTGCGTGAGCCGCGACCGCGACAACCCCAACAGCCCCGTGGCGAAGTACTTCGACGCGATGTGCTCGCAGTCGTACTCGTGGTCGGGCGATGACTCGGTGATGGCGGCGTGCAACGCCGAGGACTTCGACATCGTCTTCTGCCCGCCGAACTGA